One Schistocerca piceifrons isolate TAMUIC-IGC-003096 chromosome 11, iqSchPice1.1, whole genome shotgun sequence genomic window carries:
- the LOC124719648 gene encoding uncharacterized protein LOC124719648: MMNESLYKWCRLWKFVVFSTVATMMTMGGGGDAMELGFLRRYNRSQLQLQPARSLRNEEPGGPPAVLPWDELFLPDDSALEGDLVEPYGGGLPVAGTSRQDRDSGVSYQPLCQTQRNRVELNDGVYEYRPPHYHEVLCRQAAAASQEQQQDREAADVLSLRTSSVVTKQMCVHPGFTCVQRYQKVWLTRRRYESSCWEMVTRTVPSGCECMWPENRFGDISRHY, encoded by the exons TGGTGCCGGCTGTGGAAGTTCGTCGTCTTCTCGACGGTGGCGACCATGATGAccatgggaggaggaggagatgccaTGGAGCTGGGATTCTTGCGCCGCTATAACAGATCGCAG TTGCAGCTGCAGCCGGCCCGGAGCCTCAGGAACGAGGAGCCCGGCGGTCCGCCGGCGGTGCTCCCGTGGGACGAGCTGTTCCTCCCCGACGACTCGGCTCTGGAGGGCGACCTGGTCGAGCCCTACGGCGGTGGGCTGCCCGTCGCAGGAACCTCCCGCCAGGACCGCGACTCGGGCGTC AGCTACCAGCCGCTTTGCCAGACGCAGAGGAACCGGGTGGAGCTGAACGACGGCGTGTACGAGTACCGGCCGCCGCACTACCACGAGGTGCTGTGCCGGCAGGCCGCGGCCGCCAGCCAGGAGCAGCAGCAGGACCGCGAGGCCGCGGACGTGCTCAGCCTGCGCACCAGCTCCGTCGTCACCAAGCAG ATGTGCGTGCACCCGGGCTTCACGTGCGTGCAGCGCTACCAGAAGGTGTGGCTGACGCGCCGCCGCTACGAGTCCAGCTGCTGGGAGATGGTGACGCGCACCGTGCCCTCCGGCTGCGAGTGCATGTGGCCCGAGAACCGCTTCGGCGACATCTCGCGCCACTACTGA